From Variovorax sp. PMC12, the proteins below share one genomic window:
- a CDS encoding Flp family type IVb pilin, with product MLNSIARFLRDEEGATAIEYGIIAGLVAVAIVTSLSGSNGLGTKLSGLFTYIAGKVTAPAS from the coding sequence ATGCTTAACTCAATTGCCCGTTTCCTTCGCGACGAAGAAGGCGCTACCGCTATCGAGTACGGGATCATTGCCGGCCTCGTCGCCGTCGCCATCGTGACGTCCCTCAGCGGTAGCAATGGTCTCGGCACCAAACTCTCAGGTCTCTTCACGTACATCGCCGGCAAGGTAACTGCGCCGGCGTCCTGA
- a CDS encoding L,D-transpeptidase family protein produces MAHSQGKRRRLVADIVRRGRLQNPPFRPRSGHLLAALMAASALMLAAPGAAQASAAAKQSNAKAGSGNGASKSKPKAVGSNRAPAAHGARASAREAKEARGGKKAAVAEAKAAAAKPARRPARAAAPIQEASNAEARLIAVYEMFGRGQARPALAKARDLVRDYPNFQLAQLVYGDLLAAQVPPSNSLPDTASIARMRGNPAMAELHEESRRRLQALRERPPANTVPSQFLALSTRSRYAIAVDASRSRLYLFENSDKGLKLTADYYISVGKSGTDKATEGDARTPLGVYYITSSLDPKSLKDFYGAGALPINYPNPYDVRRGKTGGGIWLHGTPPQQFARAPLASDGCVVMANPDLKQLLRKVQIGATPVVTARSLQWISQPQAEKESQSISSAINGWKDARANGNEAQLKKFYLPDFQRISKKSTEGISAVEDEVKYAQGKRVQLKDMSFLHWRDGDDTMVVTFGEVFEGEKSGRSRRQYWLRQGSEWKLFHEDILG; encoded by the coding sequence GTGGCACATTCGCAAGGAAAGCGTCGGCGGCTAGTGGCAGACATCGTCCGGCGCGGCCGGCTTCAGAATCCTCCGTTCCGTCCGCGCAGCGGACACCTGCTGGCAGCGCTGATGGCAGCCTCGGCGCTGATGCTCGCGGCACCGGGTGCCGCGCAGGCGTCGGCTGCGGCCAAGCAGAGCAACGCGAAAGCCGGCAGCGGCAACGGCGCCTCCAAGTCCAAACCCAAGGCGGTGGGCAGCAACCGCGCTCCCGCCGCGCACGGCGCACGCGCTTCCGCCAGGGAGGCGAAGGAAGCCAGGGGCGGCAAGAAGGCCGCGGTGGCCGAAGCCAAGGCAGCCGCCGCCAAGCCCGCCCGCAGGCCGGCGCGCGCCGCCGCGCCGATCCAGGAAGCCAGCAACGCCGAGGCCCGCCTGATCGCCGTCTACGAAATGTTCGGCCGCGGCCAGGCTCGTCCCGCGCTCGCCAAGGCCCGCGACCTGGTGCGCGACTACCCGAACTTCCAGCTCGCGCAGCTCGTCTATGGCGACCTGCTCGCGGCCCAGGTGCCGCCGTCGAACAGCCTGCCCGACACCGCCAGCATCGCCAGGATGCGCGGCAACCCGGCCATGGCCGAACTGCACGAAGAATCGCGCCGCCGCCTGCAGGCCCTGCGCGAACGGCCACCGGCCAACACCGTGCCGTCGCAGTTCCTGGCGCTCTCCACGCGCAGCCGCTACGCCATTGCGGTCGATGCCTCGCGCTCGCGCCTGTACCTGTTCGAGAACAGCGACAAGGGCCTGAAGCTCACGGCCGACTACTACATCTCGGTCGGCAAGTCGGGCACCGACAAGGCCACCGAAGGCGATGCCCGCACGCCGCTGGGCGTGTACTACATCACCAGCAGCCTCGACCCGAAGTCGCTCAAGGACTTCTACGGCGCGGGCGCCCTGCCCATCAACTACCCCAATCCGTACGACGTGCGGCGCGGCAAGACCGGCGGCGGCATCTGGCTGCACGGCACCCCGCCCCAGCAGTTCGCACGGGCGCCGCTGGCCAGCGACGGCTGCGTGGTCATGGCCAACCCCGACTTGAAGCAGCTTTTGCGAAAAGTGCAAATCGGCGCAACGCCGGTGGTCACCGCACGCAGCCTGCAATGGATTTCGCAGCCGCAGGCCGAAAAAGAATCGCAATCCATTTCCAGCGCAATAAATGGCTGGAAAGACGCGCGGGCCAATGGAAATGAAGCACAATTGAAGAAATTCTATTTGCCCGATTTCCAGCGCATCAGCAAGAAATCCACCGAAGGCATTTCAGCCGTCGAAGACGAAGTGAAATACGCGCAGGGCAAGCGCGTGCAGCTCAAGGACATGTCGTTCCTCCACTGGCGGGACGGTGACGACACGATGGTGGTTACCTTCGGCGAAGTGTTCGAAGGCGAGAAGAGCGGGCGCTCGCGGCGCCAGTACTGGCTGCGCCAAGGCAGCGAGTGGAAGCTCTTCCACGAAGACATCCTCGGCTGA
- the cpaB gene encoding Flp pilus assembly protein CpaB, with amino-acid sequence MINLTKILAALLVLLAIALGGYAWMLSRQAPAPVAAATGPAAAPTKAKEVLVYPVVVAAKTLPAGEAIPADALRVERLTINPAGAFQDASVAAGRVPVIDLAEGTPLMENQLVSGLALRVAEGERAVAIKTDEIMGAGNKIQPGDFVDVFITLKSDGKDVDRSQARLLLSRKRVLAFGSASVDGMPSKSPDKAAAQQAQRNEMARTAVLAVPVDEVNRLTIGDASGRLMLALRNPNDMSQPDPKLFAELPTALQPVSSKAGEARRAPLEGLDLAQAGLTALDLSTGGQGSSVKPAAVEARAVAATANRRAATGTGTRGGLQVEVIRGERSETVNY; translated from the coding sequence ATGATCAACCTCACCAAGATCCTCGCCGCCCTCCTCGTGCTCCTGGCCATCGCACTCGGTGGCTACGCCTGGATGCTGAGCCGCCAGGCACCCGCTCCCGTCGCGGCGGCCACGGGCCCCGCCGCAGCCCCCACCAAGGCCAAGGAGGTGCTGGTCTATCCGGTCGTCGTGGCAGCCAAGACACTGCCCGCGGGCGAGGCGATTCCCGCGGATGCACTGCGCGTGGAGCGCCTGACGATCAACCCAGCGGGCGCGTTCCAGGATGCATCCGTGGCGGCCGGACGCGTGCCGGTGATCGATCTCGCCGAAGGCACCCCGCTGATGGAAAACCAGCTCGTCTCCGGCCTTGCGCTGCGCGTCGCGGAAGGCGAGCGCGCGGTCGCGATCAAGACCGACGAGATCATGGGCGCGGGCAACAAGATCCAGCCCGGCGACTTCGTCGACGTGTTCATCACGCTCAAGTCGGACGGCAAGGACGTCGACCGCAGCCAGGCGCGACTGCTGCTCTCCCGCAAGCGCGTGCTGGCCTTCGGCAGCGCATCCGTCGACGGCATGCCGTCCAAGTCGCCCGACAAGGCGGCCGCCCAGCAGGCCCAGCGCAACGAGATGGCACGCACCGCCGTGCTGGCGGTGCCGGTGGACGAGGTGAACCGGCTGACCATCGGCGACGCCAGCGGCCGGCTGATGCTGGCACTGCGCAATCCCAATGACATGTCGCAGCCGGACCCGAAACTCTTCGCCGAACTTCCCACCGCATTGCAACCCGTGTCGTCCAAGGCGGGCGAGGCGCGCCGCGCGCCACTCGAAGGACTCGATCTCGCACAGGCCGGCCTGACCGCTCTCGACCTGTCCACCGGCGGCCAGGGGTCGAGCGTCAAGCCCGCGGCCGTCGAAGCGCGCGCTGTTGCCGCCACTGCCAACCGGCGCGCCGCAACCGGCACCGGCACGCGCGGCGGCCTCCAGGTCGAAGTGATTCGCGGCGAGCGCAGCGAAACCGTGAACTACTGA
- a CDS encoding A24 family peptidase — MRLACLLWLLFVAVYDFRQRRVPNWLVLAGAAVALAALALGTQPFGIEWSTALTGAAVGFGALLLLYAVGLMGAGDVKFAGALGLWVGLQALLPIWVVASLLAGLHSALWLALQRWPVAPRLSLMLLGRSSATSNGAAPTTARKRIVPYAAYLSLATAAWMVWGRQS; from the coding sequence ATGCGATTGGCGTGTCTGCTGTGGTTGCTGTTCGTCGCCGTCTATGACTTCCGTCAACGCCGCGTTCCCAACTGGCTCGTGCTCGCCGGCGCCGCAGTGGCGCTGGCCGCACTCGCCCTCGGGACGCAGCCCTTCGGCATCGAATGGTCCACCGCACTCACGGGAGCGGCCGTCGGCTTCGGCGCCTTGCTGCTCCTGTACGCCGTTGGCCTCATGGGAGCTGGCGACGTGAAATTCGCAGGCGCGCTCGGACTCTGGGTGGGCCTGCAGGCTTTGCTGCCGATCTGGGTCGTGGCCAGCCTGCTGGCAGGCCTTCACAGCGCGCTCTGGCTCGCGCTGCAGCGCTGGCCCGTGGCACCGCGGCTGTCGCTGATGTTGCTGGGGCGCTCGTCGGCGACCAGCAACGGCGCAGCGCCCACGACGGCGCGCAAGCGCATCGTTCCCTACGCAGCCTATCTGTCGCTGGCCACCGCGGCCTGGATGGTCTGGGGGCGACAGAGTTAG
- a CDS encoding Flp family type IVb pilin, with protein sequence MHSLITRFLKDEEGATAIEYGIIAGLVAVAIVTALSSTDGLGPKLSGLFTYIAGKVTAPAS encoded by the coding sequence ATGCATAGCCTAATTACTCGTTTTTTAAAGGACGAGGAGGGTGCGACCGCAATTGAATACGGAATCATTGCGGGATTGGTTGCAGTCGCAATTGTTACGGCCCTCTCCAGCACCGATGGCCTCGGCCCCAAGCTTTCTGGTCTCTTTACCTATATTGCCGGCAAAGTGACTGCCCCCGCCTCTTAA
- a CDS encoding hydroxyquinol 1,2-dioxygenase, producing the protein MNAPAELAKVIASQPDATLGYKDFSLGSFSFRRDEYFVHIGWKTRDGRPMSHTMDAGNYLRALMRDVAWGFFYGWVNFDDVFGTVNHYESVDLYAGSFNGTMKDAGIDLLENFPTAQIRATFEAMLDDWTNESFDPFAAPQETGSPYGRKNGNNTAKITRARELAKRCVGLKGDLDLRSDERGAPVNRAFADVPQGQPELHPEPGFENDVHAFNLFGFLSRSQVTWNPSFTSVVKHSYMCPTTEEHILPIIHGNDRVEWFFQMTDEIHWDCGDKNTGKPMARVIMKAGDMAAMPAYCRHQGFSPKRSMLLVWENGSPSLVYEIQKGESPEIPVQF; encoded by the coding sequence ATGAACGCACCCGCAGAACTCGCCAAGGTGATCGCGTCGCAGCCCGACGCCACGCTCGGCTACAAGGACTTTTCTCTCGGCAGCTTCAGCTTCCGCCGCGACGAATACTTCGTGCACATCGGCTGGAAGACCCGCGACGGCCGCCCGATGAGCCACACCATGGACGCCGGCAACTACCTGCGCGCGCTGATGCGCGACGTGGCCTGGGGCTTCTTCTACGGCTGGGTCAACTTCGACGACGTGTTCGGCACCGTCAACCACTACGAGTCGGTCGACCTGTACGCCGGCAGCTTCAACGGCACCATGAAGGACGCGGGCATCGACCTGCTCGAGAACTTCCCCACCGCGCAGATCCGCGCCACCTTCGAGGCCATGCTCGACGACTGGACCAACGAGAGCTTCGACCCCTTCGCCGCGCCGCAGGAAACCGGCTCGCCCTATGGCCGCAAGAACGGCAACAACACCGCCAAGATCACGAGGGCACGCGAGCTGGCCAAACGCTGCGTGGGCCTCAAGGGCGACCTCGACCTGCGCAGCGACGAGCGCGGCGCGCCGGTCAACCGCGCCTTCGCCGACGTGCCGCAGGGCCAGCCCGAGCTGCACCCCGAGCCCGGCTTCGAGAACGATGTGCACGCCTTCAACCTCTTCGGCTTCCTGAGCCGCTCGCAGGTGACGTGGAACCCGAGCTTCACCTCGGTGGTGAAGCACAGCTACATGTGCCCGACGACCGAGGAGCACATCCTGCCGATCATCCACGGCAACGACCGCGTCGAGTGGTTCTTCCAGATGACCGACGAAATCCACTGGGACTGCGGCGACAAGAACACCGGCAAGCCCATGGCACGCGTGATCATGAAGGCCGGCGACATGGCAGCCATGCCCGCGTACTGCCGGCACCAGGGCTTCAGCCCCAAGCGCTCGATGCTGCTGGTGTGGGAGAACGGTTCGCCGAGCCTGGTGTACGAGATCCAGAAGGGCGAGTCGCCCGAGATTCCCGTGCAGTTCTGA
- a CDS encoding LysR family transcriptional regulator: MDRLQSIETFVRVAQTQSFAEAARQLRVANSVVTTRVKQLEEFLGAPLFHRSTRVVRLSDMGQAFLRDCTELVVRADNIVDQMRDARGTPSGTLRVHALTGMVLGRFASLLREFQTTYPDIHLELIVSDAVADPVKAGVDCALQIFPAASQELVSRPLFPVRRVLCATPSYLEAHGTPATPRELHRHKLGLYSGYPTRDRWTFHHNGEQTTIYLAAALLTNSVHLLREYALEHAGIVCLPTLVAGDAIARGDLQVVLAEHQLSSFSLSAVYAGTSRNALKLRLFIEHIATRFTRVPPWDATLIERGLIPAELIEFSRSSG; encoded by the coding sequence GTGGACCGCCTCCAAAGCATTGAAACTTTCGTTCGTGTCGCGCAGACCCAGAGCTTCGCGGAAGCGGCTCGGCAGCTGCGGGTGGCCAACTCGGTGGTGACCACGCGGGTCAAGCAGCTCGAGGAATTCCTGGGTGCGCCGCTGTTCCACCGCAGCACGCGCGTGGTGCGGCTCAGCGACATGGGCCAGGCCTTTCTGCGCGACTGCACCGAGCTGGTCGTGCGTGCCGACAACATCGTCGACCAGATGCGCGACGCGCGCGGCACGCCTTCGGGCACGCTGCGGGTGCATGCGCTGACCGGCATGGTGCTGGGCCGCTTCGCCTCGCTGCTGCGCGAGTTCCAGACCACCTACCCCGACATCCACCTCGAGCTGATCGTGAGCGACGCGGTGGCCGACCCGGTCAAGGCCGGCGTCGACTGCGCGCTGCAGATCTTTCCGGCGGCCTCGCAGGAACTGGTGTCGCGCCCGCTCTTCCCGGTGCGGCGCGTGCTCTGCGCCACGCCCTCCTACCTGGAGGCCCACGGCACGCCCGCCACCCCGCGTGAACTGCACCGCCACAAGCTGGGCCTGTATTCGGGCTATCCCACGCGCGACCGCTGGACCTTCCATCACAACGGCGAGCAGACCACCATCTACCTCGCCGCCGCGCTGCTGACCAACAGCGTGCACCTGCTGCGCGAATATGCACTGGAGCATGCCGGCATCGTCTGCCTGCCGACGCTGGTGGCGGGAGACGCCATCGCCCGCGGCGACCTGCAGGTGGTGCTGGCCGAGCACCAGCTGTCGTCGTTCTCGCTGAGCGCGGTGTACGCGGGCACCTCGCGCAATGCGCTGAAGCTGCGGCTCTTCATAGAGCACATCGCCACGCGCTTCACCCGCGTGCCGCCGTGGGACGCCACGCTGATCGAGCGCGGCCTCATTCCCGCCGAACTGATCGAGTTCAGCCGCTCCAGCGGATAG
- a CDS encoding hydroxyquinol 1,2-dioxygenase, with the protein MTAATSTTYRTRFGSLKHFEKGHVEPIDDDVRHYAFSNCFEIASISKPYEKVVFGQNQIYVLETLRAEGTSPWYTCAHDEFALVMDGEVEVHLVQLDAAQAVADKEKNGAVLVEGEPRGKRMGWMKLSRGHQGLLPKNTAYQFRSAGEPGVIVLQSCKGDLSVEKWADICQSH; encoded by the coding sequence ATGACAGCCGCTACTTCGACCACCTACCGCACCCGCTTCGGGTCGCTCAAGCACTTCGAAAAGGGCCACGTCGAACCCATCGACGACGACGTGCGCCACTACGCGTTCTCCAACTGCTTCGAGATCGCGAGCATCAGCAAGCCCTACGAGAAGGTCGTGTTCGGCCAGAACCAGATCTACGTCCTGGAGACGCTGCGCGCCGAAGGCACCTCGCCCTGGTACACCTGCGCGCATGACGAGTTCGCGCTGGTGATGGACGGCGAGGTCGAGGTGCACCTCGTGCAGCTCGACGCCGCGCAGGCCGTGGCCGACAAGGAAAAGAACGGCGCCGTGCTCGTCGAGGGCGAGCCCAGGGGCAAGAGGATGGGCTGGATGAAGCTCTCGCGCGGCCACCAGGGCCTGCTGCCGAAGAACACCGCCTACCAGTTCCGCAGCGCCGGCGAGCCGGGCGTGATCGTCCTGCAGAGCTGCAAGGGCGATCTCTCCGTAGAAAAGTGGGCCGACATCTGCCAATCGCATTGA
- a CDS encoding type II and III secretion system protein family protein, with protein MHHTPRAQSTRAARSSSPVQVSSRLLRPSLVALCAMTQAVWPLASTAADAKTAMQQPVQRALVLDAGTQKELLLDKGIDRMAIGDEAVANVTITRKTPSSAAARLIVTGKAAGRTSLMVWEKGSTVATTYPIEVRRRSSTLTGTMDNMITHQAARETALASAPEKTELIDRSVVNVRSSTVQVEVKVVEFNRSVLKQAGLNIFSTRPNSSGFSFGVFSPSSLSSASFAANGQITGEYNNPLAQAFDLLFNFSKAGIGLNVGFLEGNGMARVLAEPTLVALSGQSASFLAGGELPIPVPQGLGTTSIEYKPFGIGLTLTPTVLSNERIVLKVAPEASDLDYTNALNLNGIAVPAITTRRADTTVELGDGESFIIGGLVSRTTSSNASKVPLLGDLPIIGTFFSKNNYQMSEKELVILVTPHLVKPIARGTDLAPYLPGSAEQRDGAVWRSYFLGGLIDTPVPGFSR; from the coding sequence ATGCACCACACGCCTCGCGCGCAATCGACCCGAGCCGCTAGAAGCAGCAGCCCCGTCCAGGTTTCATCGCGGCTGCTGCGCCCGTCCCTGGTCGCCCTGTGCGCGATGACCCAAGCCGTCTGGCCGCTGGCATCCACCGCCGCCGATGCAAAGACCGCAATGCAGCAGCCCGTGCAGCGGGCACTCGTCCTCGATGCCGGTACGCAGAAAGAGCTGCTGCTCGACAAGGGAATCGACCGGATGGCGATCGGCGACGAGGCCGTGGCCAACGTCACCATCACCCGCAAGACACCGAGCTCCGCAGCGGCACGGCTGATCGTGACCGGCAAGGCCGCGGGGCGCACCTCGCTGATGGTCTGGGAGAAGGGCAGCACCGTGGCCACCACCTACCCTATCGAAGTGCGGCGCCGTTCGTCCACGCTCACCGGCACCATGGACAACATGATCACGCACCAGGCCGCGCGAGAGACGGCGCTGGCCAGCGCCCCCGAGAAGACGGAGCTGATCGACCGCTCGGTGGTGAACGTGCGCAGCAGCACGGTGCAGGTCGAAGTCAAGGTGGTGGAATTCAACCGCAGCGTGCTCAAGCAGGCGGGGCTGAACATCTTCAGCACCCGCCCGAATTCGAGCGGATTCAGCTTCGGCGTTTTCTCGCCGTCCTCCCTCTCGTCTGCAAGCTTTGCCGCCAATGGCCAGATCACCGGCGAATACAACAACCCGCTGGCGCAGGCCTTCGACCTGCTGTTCAACTTCAGCAAGGCCGGCATCGGCTTGAACGTCGGCTTCCTCGAAGGCAACGGCATGGCCCGCGTGCTTGCCGAACCCACGCTGGTGGCGCTGTCGGGCCAGAGCGCAAGCTTCCTGGCCGGTGGCGAGTTGCCGATTCCCGTGCCGCAGGGACTGGGCACCACGAGCATCGAATACAAGCCTTTCGGCATCGGCCTCACGCTGACACCGACCGTGCTTTCCAACGAACGCATCGTGCTCAAGGTCGCGCCAGAGGCCAGCGACCTGGACTACACGAACGCACTCAACCTGAACGGCATCGCCGTGCCCGCCATCACCACGCGCCGCGCCGACACCACGGTGGAGCTCGGCGACGGCGAGAGCTTCATCATCGGCGGCCTCGTCAGCCGCACCACCTCCTCGAACGCCAGCAAGGTGCCATTGCTTGGCGACCTGCCGATCATCGGCACGTTCTTCAGCAAGAACAACTACCAGATGAGCGAGAAGGAACTGGTGATCCTGGTCACGCCGCACCTGGTGAAGCCCATTGCGCGCGGCACCGACCTCGCACCGTACCTGCCCGGCAGCGCCGAGCAACGCGACGGCGCGGTATGGCGCTCGTACTTCCTCGGCGGCTTGATCGACACGCCGGTTCCCGGCTTCTCCCGCTGA
- a CDS encoding nuclear transport factor 2 family protein yields the protein MPKSPRPRARFSFSPSVRALFLAAATCAVALPALSAVEHEEVDKLMQAGKLDEAMTKADAFLKDKPRDPQMRFLKGVIQLDTGKRAEAIAAFTQLTQDAPELPEPFNNLAVIYASQNQFDKARAALESAIRTNPSYATAQENLGDVYARLASQAYSKALQLDQNNTAVQPKLAVIRTLFTPTPALAGGKPGTLVASAAPVPAPAPAPAPVAKAAAPAPVPAPAPAAPPPAKVAAAPAPVAAAPKAPEPAPAPAPSPAPAASPAANAEVESAVRAWASAWASQDMDRYLAAYGSDFTPGGGQSRKSWEQDRRARIVGKSSISVNIENLVIKVDGDNATAKFRQIYRADNLNVSSRKTLDMQRSGNQWHIRKESVGG from the coding sequence ATGCCCAAGAGCCCCCGGCCACGCGCCCGTTTCAGCTTCTCCCCCTCCGTGCGTGCCCTCTTCCTGGCCGCTGCGACCTGTGCCGTGGCGCTGCCCGCGCTGTCCGCCGTCGAACATGAAGAAGTCGACAAGCTCATGCAGGCCGGCAAGCTCGACGAAGCCATGACGAAGGCCGACGCCTTCCTCAAGGACAAGCCGCGCGATCCGCAGATGCGCTTCCTCAAGGGCGTGATCCAGCTCGACACCGGCAAGCGCGCCGAGGCCATCGCCGCATTCACGCAGCTCACGCAGGACGCACCCGAGCTGCCCGAGCCGTTCAACAACCTGGCCGTGATCTACGCAAGCCAGAACCAGTTCGACAAGGCGCGCGCCGCGCTCGAAAGCGCCATCCGCACCAACCCCAGCTACGCCACCGCCCAGGAAAACCTCGGCGACGTGTATGCACGGCTCGCCAGCCAGGCCTACAGCAAGGCGCTGCAGCTCGACCAGAACAACACGGCCGTGCAGCCCAAGCTGGCGGTGATCCGCACGCTCTTCACGCCGACGCCTGCGCTGGCGGGCGGCAAGCCGGGCACGCTGGTTGCGTCGGCTGCGCCCGTGCCGGCGCCTGCCCCTGCCCCTGCTCCCGTGGCAAAGGCCGCTGCACCTGCACCGGTTCCCGCACCTGCACCCGCCGCACCGCCGCCCGCCAAGGTCGCGGCGGCGCCCGCCCCGGTGGCCGCCGCGCCCAAGGCGCCCGAGCCAGCGCCCGCCCCGGCACCGTCGCCCGCGCCCGCGGCAAGCCCGGCCGCCAACGCCGAGGTCGAATCGGCCGTGCGCGCCTGGGCTTCGGCGTGGGCCAGCCAGGACATGGACCGCTACCTCGCGGCCTACGGCAGCGACTTCACTCCCGGCGGCGGCCAGAGCCGCAAGAGCTGGGAACAAGACCGCCGCGCCCGCATCGTCGGCAAGTCCAGCATCAGCGTGAACATCGAGAACCTGGTCATCAAGGTCGACGGCGACAACGCCACGGCCAAGTTCCGCCAGATCTATCGCGCCGACAACCTCAACGTCTCCAGCCGCAAGACGCTGGATATGCAGCGCTCCGGCAATCAGTGGCACATTCGCAAGGAAAGCGTCGGCGGCTAG
- a CDS encoding aldehyde dehydrogenase family protein, with the protein MRHQLFIDGRFVDAESGETLATLNPHDNTPIVDVALAGKADVDKAVAAAKRAFPKWSRMAAADRGRILLKLADLIEANAEELARLESLDTGHPIRDSRRLDVPRTAACFRYFGGMADKFQGETIPVEEGFLNYTLREPVGIVGQVVPWNFPLMFTSWKMAPALAAGNCIVMKPAEITPLSSLRIAELMAEAGLPPGVVNMLPGLGSVAGQYIAEHPEIAKIAFTGSTATGRRIVQASAGNLKKVQLELGGKGPNIVFEDANLQAAVNGSAWAIFHNQGQACIAGSRLMLHEKIADAFLEQFIPLARSIRLGNPLDENTEMGPLTSAQHRERVLSYVEVAQGEGGELLAGGKSPGGDLAKGCYVEPTVMRAMSYKDRVAQEEVFGPFVTVLTFKNDEEAMQIANGTDYGLGSGLWTGNLQRAHKVARDLHAGMVWINSYKRVNPGSPFGGVGQSGYGREMGFDAMREYTQVKSVWVNVDAQIPPHFAR; encoded by the coding sequence ATCCGCCATCAGCTCTTCATCGACGGCCGCTTCGTCGACGCCGAATCCGGCGAGACGCTCGCCACGCTCAACCCGCACGACAACACGCCCATCGTCGATGTCGCGCTGGCCGGCAAGGCCGACGTCGACAAGGCAGTGGCCGCCGCGAAGCGCGCCTTTCCCAAATGGAGCCGCATGGCCGCGGCAGACCGGGGCCGCATCCTGCTGAAGCTCGCCGACCTCATCGAGGCCAACGCCGAGGAGCTCGCGCGCCTCGAATCGCTGGATACCGGCCACCCCATCCGCGATTCGCGCCGGCTCGACGTGCCGCGCACGGCCGCGTGCTTCCGCTACTTCGGAGGCATGGCCGACAAGTTCCAGGGCGAGACCATTCCGGTGGAAGAGGGCTTTCTCAACTACACGCTGCGCGAGCCCGTCGGCATCGTCGGCCAGGTCGTGCCGTGGAACTTTCCGCTGATGTTCACCAGCTGGAAAATGGCGCCCGCGCTCGCGGCCGGCAACTGCATCGTGATGAAGCCGGCGGAGATCACACCGCTGAGTTCGCTGCGCATCGCCGAGCTGATGGCCGAGGCCGGCCTGCCGCCCGGGGTGGTCAACATGCTGCCGGGGCTGGGCAGCGTGGCGGGCCAGTACATCGCCGAGCATCCCGAGATCGCGAAGATCGCCTTCACCGGCAGCACCGCCACCGGCCGGCGCATCGTGCAGGCCAGCGCGGGCAACCTGAAGAAGGTGCAGCTCGAACTTGGCGGCAAGGGGCCGAACATCGTCTTCGAGGACGCGAACCTGCAGGCCGCAGTCAACGGGAGCGCGTGGGCCATCTTCCACAACCAGGGGCAGGCCTGCATCGCTGGCTCGCGGCTGATGCTGCACGAGAAGATCGCCGATGCCTTCCTCGAGCAGTTCATACCGCTGGCCAGATCGATCCGCCTCGGCAACCCGCTCGACGAGAACACCGAGATGGGGCCGCTCACCAGCGCACAGCACCGCGAGCGCGTGCTGAGCTATGTGGAAGTGGCGCAGGGCGAGGGCGGCGAGCTGCTTGCCGGCGGCAAGTCGCCCGGCGGCGACCTGGCGAAGGGCTGCTACGTCGAGCCGACGGTGATGCGCGCCATGTCATACAAGGACCGCGTCGCGCAGGAAGAAGTGTTCGGGCCCTTCGTCACCGTGCTCACTTTCAAGAATGACGAAGAGGCGATGCAGATCGCCAACGGCACCGACTACGGCCTCGGCAGCGGCCTGTGGACCGGCAACCTGCAACGCGCCCACAAAGTGGCGCGCGACCTGCACGCCGGCATGGTCTGGATCAACAGCTACAAGCGCGTGAACCCCGGCTCGCCCTTCGGCGGCGTCGGCCAGAGCGGCTACGGCCGCGAGATGGGGTTCGATGCGATGCGCGAATACACGCAGGTCAAGAGCGTGTGGGTGAACGTCGACGCGCAGATACCGCCGCACTTCGCGCGCTGA